In Methylomonas sp. MK1, the following are encoded in one genomic region:
- a CDS encoding pilus assembly protein PilM gives MSWLSRNPSAVLGVDISTAAVKLLELSRVGARYRVESYSVAPLPQDAIVDKNITNIEQIGAVIKAAVKQSGTRAKQASVAVAGSSVMTKIISMPASLSDRDMEEQIMVEADQYIPYSLDEVNLDFEVQGITKNNPDMVDVLLAASRRENIEDRVAALAYAGLKAVVVDVEAFAMENAFSLLADQLPEGAGNMTVAIADIGATMTSLNILHEGKTVYTREQGFGGKQLTEEIQRRYGLSYEEAGLAKKHGGLPDNYVTDVLEPFKKAMLQQIARSLQFFVSSSANRGVDALVLAGGCASIAGLDKLVERDLGIPSYIANPFINMALSNRVKPQSLSNDTPAMMIACGLALRSFD, from the coding sequence ATGAGCTGGTTGAGCAGGAATCCGTCGGCTGTGCTGGGTGTGGATATTAGTACAGCTGCGGTTAAATTGTTGGAATTGAGCCGGGTCGGTGCGCGTTACCGGGTAGAAAGTTACTCTGTGGCTCCGTTACCTCAGGATGCGATAGTCGATAAGAACATCACCAATATAGAGCAAATCGGCGCGGTAATAAAAGCGGCGGTAAAGCAATCCGGTACTCGGGCAAAACAGGCGAGCGTTGCGGTTGCGGGTTCATCGGTGATGACCAAGATTATTTCGATGCCTGCCTCTTTGTCCGATAGGGACATGGAAGAGCAAATCATGGTGGAGGCCGATCAGTACATTCCTTATTCGCTGGACGAAGTCAATCTCGATTTCGAAGTTCAGGGCATCACCAAAAATAATCCGGATATGGTCGATGTGTTGCTGGCGGCTTCTCGGCGGGAAAATATTGAGGACAGGGTTGCCGCGCTGGCCTATGCTGGCTTGAAAGCCGTTGTGGTCGATGTGGAAGCTTTTGCGATGGAAAATGCGTTTTCCTTGTTGGCGGATCAGTTGCCGGAAGGTGCCGGCAATATGACAGTCGCAATCGCCGACATTGGGGCAACCATGACATCGCTGAACATTCTGCATGAAGGTAAAACTGTTTATACCCGGGAGCAGGGCTTTGGCGGAAAACAGCTAACCGAAGAGATTCAGCGTCGCTACGGCCTGTCTTATGAAGAAGCCGGTTTGGCCAAGAAGCACGGTGGCTTGCCGGACAATTACGTAACCGATGTGCTGGAACCCTTCAAAAAAGCCATGTTGCAGCAAATCGCCAGGTCGTTGCAGTTCTTCGTTTCCTCTAGCGCCAATCGCGGCGTCGATGCGTTGGTGCTTGCCGGTGGTTGCGCATCAATCGCGGGTTTGGACAAATTGGTGGAACGTGATCTGGGCATCCCTTCTTACATTGCCAATCCGTTCATCAATATGGCGCTTTCTAATCGGGTCAAGCCGCAAAGTCTGAGTAACGATACGCCAGCGATGATGATAGCGTGCGGTTTAGCGTTAAGGAGTTTCGATTAA
- a CDS encoding penicillin-binding protein 1A gives MPIKKAPKPKSLIKTLFKWLAFCSLAFIGTFLIAVYFFLLELDKELPDIDQLQHVQYQMPLNIYSQDNLLIAQFGEKRRIPTNIAQVPPQLIKAFIAAEDDRFYKHNGVDFKGLLRAVSQLALTGKKRQGGSTITMQVARNFLLSNERTYLRKLKEIILALKIERQFSKDQIMDLYLNKIYMGQRAYGVAAAAQTYYGKDISELALHQQAMIAGLPKAPSIYNPIANPQRAIERRNYVLRRMLDLNYISQHDYEIAVQAVDNAEIQPINVELQAPYIAEMVRQEVMSKYGETAYTLGLKIFTTVPSQFQLAAEDALQKTLHEYDERHGYRGFPHKNTQKNGAQLTDNVVGDTRQALITAIADSGVTAKLYDNTQIAIAWKNIEWAKPYPEKNIGTAKAFLKPNDIIWVRELVKDEWALTQIPDAEAAFVALNPNNGAILALCGGFDFYHSKYNRATQSKRQPGSGFKPVIYTAALEKGFTAASIINDAPIVIEDPSQENDWRPENYSRRYLGPTSLRVALRESINLVSVRLLQEIGIPQAIDTAMRFGFDKEQLPGTLSLALGSGYASPLRMASAYAVFANGGFLVKPYLIERIEDHKGNLLFQANPPLACADCPDQDPPPPNRAPRAISAKINFLANSLLRDVVQRGTATQAKQLGRNDLAGKTGTTNEQRDAWFNGFATDIVASAWIGFDNSLPLGHGETGGKAALPMWIKFIKAVQQNFPEKPLAQPSGIVQAYINPADGLLLDQEARGGIWEYFSEETVPTAKSAPKSEDPAEEEIFAEEALF, from the coding sequence GTGCCCATTAAGAAAGCCCCCAAACCCAAATCCCTGATCAAGACACTTTTTAAGTGGCTGGCCTTCTGCTCGTTGGCTTTTATCGGCACATTTCTGATTGCTGTTTATTTTTTCCTGCTCGAACTCGACAAGGAGTTGCCGGATATAGACCAGTTACAACACGTTCAATATCAGATGCCGTTGAACATCTACAGCCAAGATAACCTGCTGATAGCTCAGTTTGGCGAGAAGCGCAGAATCCCGACCAACATCGCGCAAGTGCCGCCGCAATTGATCAAGGCTTTCATCGCGGCAGAAGATGATCGTTTTTATAAACATAACGGTGTCGATTTCAAAGGCCTGCTGCGCGCGGTGAGCCAATTAGCCCTCACCGGCAAAAAGCGGCAAGGTGGCAGTACCATTACGATGCAAGTCGCCCGTAATTTCCTGCTCAGCAACGAAAGAACCTACTTACGCAAGCTCAAGGAAATCATTCTTGCACTGAAAATTGAGCGGCAATTTTCCAAAGATCAGATTATGGATCTTTATTTAAACAAAATTTACATGGGTCAACGTGCCTATGGCGTAGCAGCAGCCGCACAAACCTATTACGGTAAAGATATTTCCGAGTTAGCTCTGCATCAACAAGCGATGATTGCCGGCCTGCCGAAAGCGCCATCCATTTACAATCCGATAGCCAATCCGCAGCGCGCCATAGAGCGACGGAACTACGTGTTGCGCCGAATGCTGGATCTAAACTACATAAGCCAGCACGATTACGAAATTGCCGTGCAAGCAGTTGATAATGCGGAGATTCAGCCGATAAATGTCGAGCTACAGGCGCCATACATCGCAGAAATGGTTAGGCAAGAAGTCATGTCCAAATACGGCGAGACAGCCTATACCTTGGGTTTGAAAATTTTCACCACCGTCCCCAGCCAATTTCAGTTAGCAGCAGAAGACGCTTTGCAAAAAACCCTGCACGAATATGACGAGCGCCACGGCTATCGAGGCTTTCCCCATAAAAATACGCAAAAAAACGGCGCTCAGCTAACCGACAATGTTGTTGGAGATACCCGGCAAGCCCTGATAACGGCAATAGCCGACTCCGGTGTTACCGCAAAACTCTACGACAACACGCAAATTGCCATCGCCTGGAAAAATATTGAATGGGCAAAACCTTACCCGGAAAAAAATATCGGTACCGCAAAAGCGTTTCTTAAGCCGAACGACATCATCTGGGTTAGAGAACTCGTAAAGGACGAATGGGCGCTCACGCAAATTCCGGACGCCGAAGCTGCTTTTGTAGCGCTCAATCCCAACAACGGCGCAATTTTGGCCTTATGTGGCGGCTTTGATTTTTATCACAGCAAATATAACAGGGCTACTCAGTCCAAACGCCAGCCTGGCTCGGGATTCAAACCTGTTATTTACACAGCCGCATTAGAAAAAGGTTTCACCGCAGCCAGCATTATTAATGACGCACCGATCGTGATCGAGGATCCTTCGCAAGAAAACGACTGGCGCCCGGAAAATTATAGTCGCCGTTATCTGGGCCCGACATCACTGCGGGTTGCGCTCCGGGAATCGATCAATCTGGTTTCAGTGCGCTTGCTGCAGGAAATCGGAATACCCCAGGCAATCGATACGGCCATGCGCTTTGGTTTCGATAAAGAACAATTACCCGGCACACTGTCTCTGGCCTTGGGTAGCGGCTATGCCTCACCATTGCGCATGGCATCGGCCTATGCGGTCTTTGCCAATGGCGGTTTTTTGGTAAAACCCTATCTCATCGAACGCATTGAAGATCACAAAGGCAACTTGTTGTTTCAGGCAAACCCACCACTGGCATGCGCCGATTGCCCCGACCAGGATCCGCCTCCACCGAACCGCGCGCCGCGCGCTATTTCAGCAAAAATCAATTTCCTGGCAAACAGCTTGCTGCGAGATGTTGTACAACGCGGCACGGCAACCCAGGCCAAACAACTGGGCCGTAACGATTTGGCTGGCAAAACGGGCACCACAAACGAGCAAAGAGACGCTTGGTTCAACGGTTTTGCTACGGATATAGTGGCCTCTGCATGGATAGGCTTCGACAATTCATTACCGCTTGGTCACGGCGAGACTGGCGGCAAAGCGGCCTTACCGATGTGGATTAAATTCATAAAGGCCGTACAACAAAACTTCCCGGAAAAGCCATTAGCGCAGCCGAGCGGTATAGTCCAGGCATACATTAATCCGGCGGACGGATTATTGCTCGATCAGGAAGCGAGAGGCGGTATTTGGGAATATTTCAGTGAAGAGACGGTACCAACGGCAAAATCTGCACCTAAATCTGAAGACCCTGCAGAGGAAGAGATTTTTGCTGAAGAAGCGTTATTTTGA
- the rpmE gene encoding 50S ribosomal protein L31 yields the protein MKPEIHPEYKQITVTCGCGNTFQTGSVLASDLHIEVCSSCHPFYTGKQRVVDTSGRVDKFRKKFGK from the coding sequence ATGAAACCAGAAATACATCCAGAATATAAACAAATTACCGTCACCTGCGGGTGCGGCAATACTTTTCAAACCGGTTCTGTGCTGGCTTCTGATTTACACATTGAGGTGTGTTCTTCTTGCCATCCGTTTTATACCGGTAAACAGCGCGTCGTTGATACGTCGGGTCGTGTTGATAAATTCCGTAAAAAATTCGGGAAATAA
- a CDS encoding AmpG family muropeptide MFS transporter, with protein MPDKSLQEAHSITATSSAARRKRSALEVMRELKQPKVAVMLALGFASGLPFLLTANTFGYWLRDDGTSLVAIGFISWVGFAYAFKVYWSPLVDHVDVPLLGRLGRRRGWMLLCQILVVIGLLGMATVGTAGGLVAIGVFALLTAFASATQDIAIDAWRIESASDTDEVGLMTSAAQVGYRVALIITDALIIAAAARIGWSMSYAAMAMLMAFCTMATLFASEPVRAEVVLHRKSPLWTLRGLADAVIGPFIDFFANHKVAGLLMLLMVALYRLPDFVMGPMYNPYYHDLGLSKDTVAWVRGSFGLVATFFGIAAAGLSAVRLGLLPTLIAGLVFEGCGTAAFALLSVNADTAIFAAIMTLDAFAQSFAGVALVIYMSSLTSLGYTATQYAMLSSTYALLGKFLKGFSGIAVETLTPFYGLLGAYATAFVATGLTAVPPLLLLLLLWRVQNIKR; from the coding sequence TTGCCTGACAAGTCGTTGCAAGAAGCCCATTCAATAACCGCGACTAGCTCCGCCGCGCGCCGTAAACGCTCCGCGCTGGAAGTGATGCGTGAGCTTAAACAGCCCAAGGTTGCTGTCATGCTGGCGCTGGGTTTCGCCTCTGGCCTGCCCTTCCTGCTGACGGCCAACACCTTCGGCTATTGGCTGCGGGACGATGGTACTAGTCTGGTTGCCATTGGGTTTATCTCCTGGGTTGGCTTCGCCTACGCCTTCAAAGTGTACTGGTCGCCGCTGGTGGACCATGTCGATGTGCCGCTGCTGGGCCGTCTGGGACGGCGTCGCGGTTGGATGCTACTGTGCCAGATTCTGGTCGTCATCGGGTTGCTTGGCATGGCCACTGTCGGGACGGCAGGCGGGTTGGTGGCAATTGGTGTGTTCGCCTTGTTGACCGCCTTCGCGTCAGCCACTCAGGACATCGCCATCGACGCTTGGCGAATCGAATCCGCTTCCGACACCGACGAAGTGGGTTTGATGACTTCGGCGGCGCAGGTCGGATACCGCGTCGCCCTCATCATTACCGATGCCTTGATCATTGCTGCGGCGGCCCGTATCGGGTGGAGCATGTCCTACGCTGCCATGGCAATGTTGATGGCATTCTGCACAATGGCAACCCTGTTTGCCTCTGAGCCAGTCCGCGCCGAGGTGGTGCTGCACCGTAAGTCTCCGTTATGGACCTTGCGCGGCCTCGCCGATGCGGTCATCGGCCCATTTATTGATTTCTTCGCCAACCACAAGGTGGCCGGATTGCTTATGCTGCTGATGGTGGCGCTCTATCGTCTGCCCGACTTCGTGATGGGGCCAATGTACAATCCGTACTATCACGATCTGGGGCTCTCCAAGGATACAGTGGCCTGGGTGCGCGGGTCATTTGGGCTGGTTGCCACTTTTTTCGGTATTGCCGCTGCTGGTCTCAGTGCGGTTCGACTAGGTCTATTGCCAACACTGATCGCGGGGCTTGTGTTCGAGGGTTGTGGCACTGCGGCATTCGCCTTGCTCAGCGTCAACGCTGACACGGCAATTTTCGCCGCAATCATGACGCTCGACGCTTTTGCCCAGTCCTTCGCTGGCGTGGCCCTAGTAATCTATATGTCGAGCCTGACCAGTCTGGGCTATACCGCTACTCAGTACGCCATGCTGTCCTCAACCTATGCCTTGCTTGGCAAATTTCTGAAAGGATTCTCCGGGATTGCGGTTGAAACGCTCACTCCGTTCTACGGGTTGCTCGGAGCCTATGCTACCGCGTTTGTGGCCACTGGTCTGACTGCGGTGCCGCCCCTGCTGTTATTGCTGCTGCTTTGGCGTGTGCAGAATATTAAACGATAG
- the nhaD gene encoding sodium:proton antiporter NhaD, with the protein MAEEFHNLGLTGTERGIYTVLIFLVAYGFVMAEEFTHLRKSKPVIFAAAVIWGHVAILAQEAGVSGEELHKAFEHDLKEYAELMLFLLVAMTYINSMAERNVFEALRSWLIRKQFGYKQLFWITGIITFFLSAVADNLTSALLVGAVVMAVGADNEKFVSIGFVNLVIAANAGGAFCPFGDITTLMVWQAGYAEFFDFFKLFIPSVVNFVVPAFFMAQAIPNGQPLATNEAAVELKPGGWVVCGLFGVTIGLAVSFKQLLHLPPFMGMMFGLSILMLFSYYLKVRFPAEDGSRVDIFDRVKEAEWDTLLFFFGVVFAVGGLGYIGYLELLSSAMYDGLGQTTANILVGIISAVVDNIPVMFAVLNMNLDMDLYQWLLVTLTAGVGGSLFSVGSAAGVALMGQSNHKYTFFSHLKWTPVIAAGYAASIVTHYLING; encoded by the coding sequence ATGGCTGAAGAGTTTCACAACCTCGGCTTAACCGGAACCGAGCGGGGCATCTACACCGTTCTGATCTTTTTGGTGGCCTATGGTTTCGTGATGGCCGAAGAATTTACGCATTTGCGTAAATCTAAGCCGGTCATTTTTGCCGCGGCCGTCATTTGGGGGCATGTAGCGATACTGGCTCAGGAAGCCGGTGTGTCAGGTGAGGAGCTACACAAGGCTTTCGAACATGACTTAAAAGAATACGCCGAATTGATGTTGTTTTTGCTAGTGGCGATGACATACATCAACTCCATGGCGGAACGGAATGTATTCGAAGCCTTGCGTTCTTGGCTTATCAGAAAACAATTCGGCTACAAGCAATTGTTCTGGATCACTGGCATCATTACATTTTTTCTGTCGGCGGTTGCCGACAACCTGACTTCCGCGTTATTGGTCGGGGCTGTGGTGATGGCGGTCGGTGCTGACAACGAGAAATTCGTGTCTATCGGTTTTGTAAACTTGGTGATCGCGGCCAATGCTGGTGGTGCGTTTTGTCCTTTCGGAGACATCACTACGCTGATGGTATGGCAGGCTGGTTACGCTGAATTCTTTGACTTCTTCAAGCTGTTTATTCCGTCAGTTGTGAACTTCGTGGTGCCTGCATTCTTCATGGCGCAAGCGATTCCAAACGGTCAACCGTTGGCAACCAATGAAGCAGCCGTGGAATTGAAGCCAGGTGGCTGGGTGGTTTGCGGCTTATTTGGCGTCACTATCGGTTTGGCTGTTAGCTTTAAGCAGTTGCTGCATTTGCCACCATTCATGGGAATGATGTTTGGTCTGTCGATATTGATGCTGTTTAGCTACTACTTGAAAGTTCGCTTTCCTGCGGAAGATGGTTCCCGCGTTGATATATTTGACCGCGTAAAAGAAGCTGAGTGGGATACTTTGTTATTCTTCTTCGGTGTGGTCTTCGCGGTAGGCGGCCTGGGTTATATCGGTTATCTGGAGTTGTTATCCAGTGCAATGTATGACGGCTTGGGTCAAACCACCGCCAACATCCTGGTGGGTATCATTTCTGCGGTGGTTGATAACATCCCGGTAATGTTTGCGGTACTGAACATGAATCTGGATATGGATTTGTACCAATGGCTGCTGGTGACATTGACTGCTGGTGTCGGAGGTTCATTGTTCTCGGTGGGTTCTGCGGCAGGCGTAGCGTTGATGGGGCAATCCAATCACAAGTATACCTTCTTCAGTCACTTGAAATGGACGCCGGTTATCGCTGCAGGCTATGCGGCGAGTATCGTTACTCACTATCTGATCAACGGTTAA
- a CDS encoding nitrite/sulfite reductase, with translation MYQYNKQDQTLIEERVNEFRGQTQRFLSGELGPDQFRALRLMNGLYVQTHAPMLRVAVPYGLLSSKQLRKLASVARDYDKGYCHFTTRQNVQYNWPALERVPDLLAELATVQMHAIQTSGNCLRNTTSDPLAGICKDEIEDPRPYCEIIRQWTTLHPEFAFLPRKFKIAVSGATHDRAAVQFHDIGVYLVKNEADEIGFRILAGGGLGRTPIIGQTVRPFLEKHHLLSYLEAILRVYNLFGRRDNKYKARIKILVKETGLEKFTTMVEKEWLRIKDEMLLSNERIEEMKAQFAPPPYDASASNDNSFNAHLAADTGFAKWVKYNTVEHKIVGYRGVYVSLKAPDSPPGDMTDKQLEAVADLADKYSFGEIRSTHRQNLVLADVKQADLFTVWQQLDAIKLATPNIGTVTDMICCPGLDFCSLANAGSIGVAKELNEALDDLDYIHDIGDLKINMSGCMNGCAHQSVGHIGILGVDKHGEEWYQITLGGSSENEAAIGERLGPSVPKDQITSTITTILDVYLKQRLEDEAFLETVKRVGLEPFKERVYANH, from the coding sequence ATGTATCAATATAACAAGCAAGATCAAACACTTATCGAGGAGCGCGTCAATGAGTTTCGCGGTCAAACCCAACGCTTTTTAAGCGGCGAACTCGGCCCCGACCAATTCAGAGCCTTACGCCTAATGAACGGCTTGTATGTGCAAACTCATGCACCCATGCTCCGTGTCGCAGTACCGTACGGCCTGCTCTCGTCCAAGCAATTACGCAAGCTGGCATCGGTAGCTCGCGACTATGACAAGGGCTATTGCCATTTCACGACCCGGCAAAACGTACAGTACAACTGGCCGGCACTGGAACGGGTACCCGACTTGCTTGCCGAACTGGCGACCGTGCAAATGCACGCCATTCAAACCAGCGGCAACTGCCTGAGAAACACAACCTCCGACCCCTTAGCCGGCATTTGCAAGGACGAAATCGAAGATCCGCGTCCGTATTGCGAGATCATCCGGCAATGGACCACATTGCATCCGGAATTTGCCTTTTTGCCGCGCAAATTCAAGATCGCAGTTAGCGGCGCCACGCATGACCGCGCAGCCGTGCAGTTCCACGACATTGGTGTGTATCTGGTAAAAAACGAAGCGGATGAAATCGGTTTTAGAATCCTAGCCGGCGGCGGCCTGGGCAGAACGCCCATCATTGGCCAAACCGTTAGACCCTTCCTGGAAAAACATCATCTGCTGTCGTATTTGGAAGCGATTCTACGGGTCTACAACCTGTTTGGCAGACGCGACAACAAATATAAAGCGCGCATCAAAATCCTGGTCAAGGAAACCGGCCTGGAAAAATTTACCACCATGGTCGAAAAGGAATGGCTGCGCATCAAAGATGAAATGCTGCTGAGCAATGAACGTATAGAAGAGATGAAAGCGCAGTTTGCACCACCGCCATACGATGCGTCGGCAAGCAACGATAACTCCTTCAACGCGCACTTAGCCGCTGACACCGGCTTTGCAAAATGGGTTAAATACAATACCGTCGAGCATAAAATCGTCGGCTATCGCGGCGTTTACGTTTCGCTAAAAGCCCCTGACTCGCCTCCGGGCGACATGACCGACAAGCAACTCGAAGCTGTAGCCGATTTAGCTGATAAATACAGCTTTGGCGAAATTAGAAGCACTCATAGACAAAACCTGGTCTTGGCTGATGTGAAACAAGCCGACCTGTTTACAGTATGGCAGCAACTAGACGCCATCAAATTGGCTACGCCTAATATCGGCACCGTCACCGACATGATCTGCTGCCCAGGCCTGGATTTTTGTTCGCTGGCTAATGCCGGCTCTATCGGTGTAGCGAAAGAACTCAACGAAGCATTGGATGATTTGGATTATATCCACGACATCGGCGACCTTAAAATCAACATGTCCGGCTGCATGAACGGCTGCGCCCATCAAAGTGTCGGCCATATCGGCATTCTCGGCGTCGATAAGCATGGCGAGGAGTGGTATCAAATCACCTTGGGCGGTTCTTCTGAAAACGAAGCGGCAATAGGCGAACGTTTGGGGCCATCGGTTCCCAAGGACCAAATCACTTCTACCATCACAACGATATTAGACGTTTACCTCAAGCAACGCCTTGAAGACGAAGCATTCTTAGAGACCGTCAAACGCGTTGGCCTGGAACCATTTAAAGAAAGAGTTTATGCAAATCATTAA
- a CDS encoding DUF934 domain-containing protein, translated as MQIIKDRQLVENTWTFIADDNPLPENGDITVTLARWLADKEQLIKRSSQTGVRLIPSDQIEPLTDDLSKIGVIELNFPIFGDGRLFSQARLLRSRDGYQGEIRAVGDYLPDQVFYLARVGVNAFEFSDPNHIQEALAAMNNFSVRYQASTN; from the coding sequence ATGCAAATCATTAAAGATCGACAGTTGGTAGAAAACACTTGGACTTTTATTGCCGACGACAATCCGCTGCCAGAAAATGGCGACATTACAGTCACATTAGCTCGTTGGCTGGCAGATAAAGAACAACTAATCAAACGTTCCAGCCAAACCGGCGTTCGACTCATCCCCAGCGATCAAATTGAACCGCTGACTGACGACCTGAGTAAAATTGGTGTAATAGAGCTTAATTTTCCGATATTCGGCGATGGCAGACTTTTTTCGCAAGCACGTTTGTTAAGGAGCCGCGACGGTTATCAAGGGGAAATTAGAGCCGTCGGCGATTACCTGCCTGACCAAGTATTTTATTTGGCGCGCGTGGGCGTGAATGCGTTTGAGTTTTCCGATCCAAACCATATCCAAGAGGCCCTGGCAGCCATGAACAATTTCTCGGTACGCTATCAGGCATCGACGAACTAA
- a CDS encoding S41 family peptidase → MLKNRNILILLVGFILGATLSLCSSVLAEKESPVSTKVDDLQALPFDELRTFTEIFGRIKQDYVEPVSDKKLLEDAIRGMLSGLDPHSAYLASEEYKELQEGTTGQFGGLGIEVGMENGFVKVVSPIDDTPAQRAGIKAGDLIVRLDDKPVKGMTLADAVKIMRGEPGSDIVLTVVREGEEAPLKFTLTRDIIKVKSVKNKLLEKNYGYLRISSFQSGTGQGLVDAVDELKKENEGPLKGIVLDLRNNPGGVLNAAVDVSDAFIESGLIVYTEGRIKNSEMRFSATPDDIINGAPIVVLINGGSASASEIVAGALQDHKRAIIMGEKSFGKGSVQTILPTSNGAAVKLTTARYFTPSGRSIQAQGIEPDVTLARVKLESLEKAKIESIKEADLTHHLTNGNAKPEKKSEEEDKDDAKDQSEKDGDTNESSEAEIRDYPLHEALNLLKGISIMRK, encoded by the coding sequence ATGCTAAAAAACAGAAATATTTTGATTTTATTGGTCGGTTTTATTTTAGGTGCGACGCTGAGTTTGTGTAGCAGCGTCCTGGCGGAAAAGGAATCGCCCGTTTCGACGAAGGTGGATGATTTACAGGCCTTGCCTTTCGATGAGTTGCGGACGTTTACCGAGATATTCGGGCGTATCAAACAGGATTATGTCGAGCCAGTATCCGACAAAAAACTGTTGGAAGATGCGATTCGCGGCATGCTGTCCGGTCTGGATCCGCACTCGGCTTATCTGGCTAGCGAAGAATACAAAGAGTTGCAAGAAGGCACGACCGGTCAGTTCGGTGGCTTGGGAATTGAAGTGGGCATGGAAAACGGCTTTGTTAAAGTCGTTTCTCCGATTGACGATACACCTGCCCAGCGCGCCGGCATCAAGGCGGGTGATTTGATCGTGCGGTTGGATGACAAGCCGGTCAAGGGTATGACGCTGGCTGATGCGGTAAAAATCATGCGTGGCGAACCCGGCAGTGACATTGTGCTGACTGTCGTTCGCGAAGGCGAAGAGGCACCACTGAAATTTACGTTGACCCGCGACATTATCAAAGTCAAAAGCGTGAAAAACAAACTGCTGGAAAAAAATTACGGTTACTTGAGGATCAGTAGTTTCCAATCCGGTACCGGTCAAGGTTTGGTGGACGCGGTCGACGAACTGAAAAAAGAAAACGAAGGCCCGCTGAAAGGTATTGTGTTGGATTTGCGTAACAACCCGGGCGGTGTATTGAATGCTGCTGTCGATGTCAGTGATGCGTTTATCGAGTCCGGTTTGATCGTGTATACCGAGGGCAGAATCAAAAACTCAGAAATGCGTTTTAGTGCCACGCCTGACGATATTATCAACGGTGCGCCGATTGTGGTGCTGATTAATGGCGGCTCGGCTTCGGCATCGGAAATTGTTGCGGGTGCGTTGCAGGATCACAAACGAGCCATCATCATGGGCGAAAAGTCTTTCGGTAAGGGTTCGGTGCAAACCATACTGCCGACCAGCAATGGTGCGGCAGTTAAGTTGACCACTGCCCGTTACTTTACGCCATCCGGTCGCTCCATTCAGGCGCAGGGTATTGAGCCTGATGTGACTTTGGCAAGAGTTAAGCTCGAGTCGTTGGAAAAAGCCAAGATCGAGTCGATTAAAGAAGCTGATCTGACGCACCACTTGACTAATGGTAACGCGAAGCCTGAGAAAAAATCCGAAGAAGAGGATAAAGATGATGCGAAAGATCAGTCTGAAAAAGACGGAGATACTAACGAATCCTCAGAAGCGGAAATTCGCGACTACCCTTTGCATGAAGCGTTGAATCTGCTGAAAGGTATCAGTATCATGAGAAAGTAA